A stretch of Tissierellales bacterium DNA encodes these proteins:
- a CDS encoding IclR family transcriptional regulator C-terminal domain-containing protein — protein SVGKVILAFMDEEEVKKIWQNSSIQKLTKNTITDFEELKKELDIVRKQGYAEDDEENELEVRCIGAPVFNHKGEVEGAISISGPTIRVTKDRVEKIGKEVKKYADKISKELGYSN, from the coding sequence GTCAGTAGGAAAGGTAATCTTAGCATTTATGGATGAAGAAGAAGTGAAAAAAATATGGCAGAATAGTAGTATTCAAAAGTTAACTAAAAATACAATTACTGATTTCGAAGAGTTAAAAAAAGAATTAGATATAGTAAGGAAGCAGGGATATGCAGAGGATGACGAAGAAAATGAGTTAGAGGTTAGATGTATAGGTGCTCCCGTTTTTAATCATAAAGGAGAAGTAGAAGGAGCCATTAGTATCTCAGGACCTACTATTAGAGTTACTAAAGATAGAGTGGAAAAAATAGGTAAAGAAGTAAAAAAATATGCTGATAAGATATCAAAAGAGCTTGGATACAGTAACTAA